One Helianthus annuus cultivar XRQ/B chromosome 7, HanXRQr2.0-SUNRISE, whole genome shotgun sequence genomic region harbors:
- the LOC110867913 gene encoding uncharacterized protein LOC110867913 isoform X2 — MSGCIDANNAPKTCSSVQVEELAYLVKDNLPCKHLVLSMEDMLVHFLQNETSLNGVLELEPMNPYNRLLLHRLADIFGPSILVADLLWEHESPTTSQLLTRPEDGSTGTNLETLTARVSLEDRESAYLAARNRIFSTGNDDDMESLRPRNNPVVARRMIAHALGQRIKQSNDGIGIKPRDHVKNQSNSQKSTGQQQQLTRKLETEASRNVGVKKHDTNVPKHEEHFGAAKRIFANALRMHPALLSKTDKS; from the exons ATGAGTGGATGTATTGACGCGAATAACGCACCAAAAACTTGCAGTTCAG TGCAGGTTGAAGAATTAGCATATCTTGTAAAGGACAATCTTCCTTGCAAGCACCTCGTTCTTTCTATGGAAGACATGCTTGTTCATTTCCTTCAGAATGAAACAAG CTTAAATGGGGTGCTGGAACTGGAGCCAATGAACCCCTATAATCGTCTTCTTTTACACCGTCTTGCTGATATATTTGG ACCGTCCATTCTAGTTGCGGATTTGTTATGGGAACATGAGTCTCCAACTACATCACAGCTTCTAACACGACCAGAGGATGGTTCCACTG GGACAAATTTGGAAACATTAACTGCTAGGGTTTCTCTAGAAGATAGAGAGTCAGCCTACCTGGCAGCTCGGAACCGGATTTTCTCAACAGGAAATGATGATGATATGGAGTCACTGAGGCCTCGAAATAATCCTGTTGTCGCCCGACGTATGATTGCTCATGCGCTTGGCCAGAGAATCAAACAGTCTAATGACGGGATAGGCATCAAACCTCGTGACCATGTGAAAAACCAATCAAACAGTCAAAAGTCAACTGGTCAGCAACAGCAGTTAACCAGGAAGCTTGAAACTGAAGCATCAAGGAATGTTGGTGTAAAAAAACATGATACTAATGTCCCGAAGCATGAGGAACATTTTGGAGCTGCAAAACGAATATTTGCTAATGCCTTGAGAATGCATCCTGCTCTTCTTTCAAAGACTGATAAATCTTAG
- the LOC110867913 gene encoding protein encore isoform X1, translated as MSLTQFSMVEELAYLVKDNLPCKHLVLSMEDMLVHFLQNETSLNGVLELEPMNPYNRLLLHRLADIFGFSHQSIGEGDDRHIVLKRCEDTSIPSILVADLLWEHESPTTSQLLTRPEDGSTGTNLETLTARVSLEDRESAYLAARNRIFSTGNDDDMESLRPRNNPVVARRMIAHALGQRIKQSNDGIGIKPRDHVKNQSNSQKSTGQQQQLTRKLETEASRNVGVKKHDTNVPKHEEHFGAAKRIFANALRMHPALLSKTDKS; from the exons ATGAGTCTCACTCAATTCTCAATG GTTGAAGAATTAGCATATCTTGTAAAGGACAATCTTCCTTGCAAGCACCTCGTTCTTTCTATGGAAGACATGCTTGTTCATTTCCTTCAGAATGAAACAAG CTTAAATGGGGTGCTGGAACTGGAGCCAATGAACCCCTATAATCGTCTTCTTTTACACCGTCTTGCTGATATATTTGG ATTTTCTCATCAATCTATCGGTGAAGGAGATGATCGGCATATCGTTTTAAAGCGTTGTGAGGACACATCAAT ACCGTCCATTCTAGTTGCGGATTTGTTATGGGAACATGAGTCTCCAACTACATCACAGCTTCTAACACGACCAGAGGATGGTTCCACTG GGACAAATTTGGAAACATTAACTGCTAGGGTTTCTCTAGAAGATAGAGAGTCAGCCTACCTGGCAGCTCGGAACCGGATTTTCTCAACAGGAAATGATGATGATATGGAGTCACTGAGGCCTCGAAATAATCCTGTTGTCGCCCGACGTATGATTGCTCATGCGCTTGGCCAGAGAATCAAACAGTCTAATGACGGGATAGGCATCAAACCTCGTGACCATGTGAAAAACCAATCAAACAGTCAAAAGTCAACTGGTCAGCAACAGCAGTTAACCAGGAAGCTTGAAACTGAAGCATCAAGGAATGTTGGTGTAAAAAAACATGATACTAATGTCCCGAAGCATGAGGAACATTTTGGAGCTGCAAAACGAATATTTGCTAATGCCTTGAGAATGCATCCTGCTCTTCTTTCAAAGACTGATAAATCTTAG
- the LOC110867912 gene encoding probable receptor-like protein kinase At1g11050: protein MVDNAWQCFKALSIILYTSIFFFQFNVLPTYGDDEGCLLNFTSLVYQPNGDCIIEHEKQHKIKSWGILKTTLCCQSPLTLISKSLARRLSSSADKSVFLDSKQWSSCSSPSIFQPQTASVNSHLCNFNNLFKEASDCAAHSLADFKAIKDFNDASAICGRFHQSDSFDDICRNCSRAVLKARDALSNGNQTKKEVCGIAVVTALASEKWNETSLALVDDFYACLRSLDVHDPGYIKLKHSVFETLLGVVLASMSLMFVIMLVKYVMRKKQQQGQSAQFHTKETPTAWSGLYSFSKAEIEHAINFSGEKQCLGRGSAGEVYKGILPSGQAVAIKKISNRNNADSFTREVEGLSRIRHPNLVCLFGCCTEDGEQYLVYEFCPAGNLAFNLLRRDSVLAWEKRVKILRDCALAIRFLHHFIDGCIVHRDIKLTNILLTENLEPKLSDFGLAKVLGMEESKVFTDVRGTIGYMDPEYMSNAKLTCASDIYSFGIVALQLLSGQKVIELDLEARDQLTRKAKDVSMGRRPLTDIEDPRLKGNLNTVDFESILQVAVLCVAKSSKGRPTIDVVFGEMDKAWQNTLADMRAKREMKLFTATQPMDVQVISL, encoded by the exons ATGGTGGATAATGCATGGCAATGCTTCAAGGCCTTGTCTATTATCTTGTatacatcaattttcttctttcAGTTTAATGTTTTACCTACCTATGGAGATGATGAAG GATGTTTGTTGAACTTCACATCATTAGTGTACCAACCAAATGGAGACTGCATAATAGAGCATGAAAAACAGCACAAGATCAAATCATGGGGCATTCTGAAAACAACCCTCTGCTGTCAATCCCCTCTCACCCTCATCTCTAAATCCCTGGCTCGACGACTATCCTCCTCTGCAGATAAATCGGTCTTCCTGGACTCCAAGCAATGGTCAAGCTGCAGCAGCCCCTCCATCTTCCAACCCCAGACCGCCTCCGTCAACTCCCACCTCTGCAACTTCAATAACTTGTTCAAAGAAGCTTCCGATTGTGCTGCCCACTCCCTTGCCGACTTCAAAGCAATTAAGGACTTCAATGATGCCAGTGCAATATGCGGCCGCTTTCATCAATCTGACTCCTTTGATGACATCTGTAGGAACTGCAGCCGGGCCGTCTTGAAGGCCAGAGATGCCCTCTCAAATGGAAACCAAACGAAGAAGGAGGTTTGTGGGATTGCTGTTGTTACCGCCCTTGCTTCCGAGAAGTGGAACGAGACCTCATTAGCCCTTGTCGATGATTTCTATGCCTGTTTGCGTTCCTTGGATGTGCATG ATCCAGGCTACATCAAACTGAAAC ATTCCGTTTTCGAGACATTACTTGGCGTTGTTCTTGCTAGCATGAGCTTGATGTTTGTTATCATGCTGGTAAAATACGTAATGCGAAAGAAACAACAACAAGGCCAATCGGCTCAATTTCACACGAAAGAAACTCCAACAGCATGGTCCGGCCTTTATAGCTTCTCCAAGGCGGAAATCGAGCACGCCATTAACTTCTCAGGTGAAAAACAATGCCTTGGGCGTGGAAGCGCCGGTGAGGTTTATAAAGGGATTCTGCCAAGTGGACAAGCCGTTGCTATCAAGAAGATAAGTAACAGAAACAACGCGGATTCTTTCACACGCGAAGTTGAGGGTCTTTCTAGAATCCGCCACCCGAATCTTGTTTGCCTTTTTGGTTGTTGCACTGAAGATGGTGAACAGTATTTGGTTTACGAGTTTTGTCCTGCAGGAAATCTTGCCTTTAATCTCTTGA GAAGGGATAGCGTTTTGGCCTGGGAAAAAAGAGTTAAgattttgagagattgtgcactTGCAATAAGATTTCTCCATCATTTCATAGATGGATGCATTGTTCATAGAGATATCAAG CTTACAAACATCCTTCTTACGGAGAACTTAGAGCCAAAGCTGTCAGACTTTGGGTTGGCAAAAGTTCTAGGGATGGAAGAGAGCAAAGTGTTTACAGATGTTCGTGGAACCATAGGCTATATGGACCCTGAATACATGAGCAACGCCAAGTTGACTTGTGCTAGTGACATCTACAGTTTTGGTATTGTTGCCCTTCAACTTCTTTCAGGTCAGAAAGTCATCGAGCTGGATCTAGAAGCCAGAGATCAACTCACCAGAAAA GCAAAGGACGTGAGCATGGGGAGGCGTCCATTGACAGACATCGAAGATCCAAGGCTGAAGGGGAATCTCAACACTGTAGATTTTGAATCCATACTACAAGTTGCGGTGCTATGTGTTGCTAAATCAAGCAAAGGTCGGCCAACAATAGACGTTGTGTTTGGGGAGATGGATAAAGCATGGCAAAACACACTGGCTGATATG AGAGCGAAAAGGGAGATGAAGTTGTTCACTGCAACACAGCCTATGGATGTGCAAGTCATTTCTCTGTGA
- the LOC110867913 gene encoding uncharacterized protein LOC110867913 isoform X3, whose translation MEDMLVHFLQNETSLNGVLELEPMNPYNRLLLHRLADIFGFSHQSIGEGDDRHIVLKRCEDTSIPSILVADLLWEHESPTTSQLLTRPEDGSTGTNLETLTARVSLEDRESAYLAARNRIFSTGNDDDMESLRPRNNPVVARRMIAHALGQRIKQSNDGIGIKPRDHVKNQSNSQKSTGQQQQLTRKLETEASRNVGVKKHDTNVPKHEEHFGAAKRIFANALRMHPALLSKTDKS comes from the exons ATGGAAGACATGCTTGTTCATTTCCTTCAGAATGAAACAAG CTTAAATGGGGTGCTGGAACTGGAGCCAATGAACCCCTATAATCGTCTTCTTTTACACCGTCTTGCTGATATATTTGG ATTTTCTCATCAATCTATCGGTGAAGGAGATGATCGGCATATCGTTTTAAAGCGTTGTGAGGACACATCAAT ACCGTCCATTCTAGTTGCGGATTTGTTATGGGAACATGAGTCTCCAACTACATCACAGCTTCTAACACGACCAGAGGATGGTTCCACTG GGACAAATTTGGAAACATTAACTGCTAGGGTTTCTCTAGAAGATAGAGAGTCAGCCTACCTGGCAGCTCGGAACCGGATTTTCTCAACAGGAAATGATGATGATATGGAGTCACTGAGGCCTCGAAATAATCCTGTTGTCGCCCGACGTATGATTGCTCATGCGCTTGGCCAGAGAATCAAACAGTCTAATGACGGGATAGGCATCAAACCTCGTGACCATGTGAAAAACCAATCAAACAGTCAAAAGTCAACTGGTCAGCAACAGCAGTTAACCAGGAAGCTTGAAACTGAAGCATCAAGGAATGTTGGTGTAAAAAAACATGATACTAATGTCCCGAAGCATGAGGAACATTTTGGAGCTGCAAAACGAATATTTGCTAATGCCTTGAGAATGCATCCTGCTCTTCTTTCAAAGACTGATAAATCTTAG